The Herpetosiphonaceae bacterium genome window below encodes:
- a CDS encoding sodium-translocating pyrophosphatase, giving the protein MLDVFRGLHGLSGFEQTAIWIVLALAVAGLVYAAWLRGQILAYETGTERMREVWGWIKAGANAYLARQFRTIAIAIGVLSVLLFLSVYLIPPTPEAIEVWGEENAGLAIGVGRTIAFLMGSLFSYAVGYVGMTVAVEANVRVAAASRKSYSKSLEVAYRSGTVTGMLTVGLGLLGGTLIFLFYGISAPDALLGFGFGGSLIALFMRVGGGIYTKAADVGADLVGKVEAGLPEDDPRNAAVVADLVGDNVGDCAGMAADVFESFEVTIVAAMILGIVLGTAEAAAGGGFNPYYLIFPLLARGVGVVASIIGTYVVRTTETERNAMKAMNRGFYLSAAVAVAGTLLIAFVYPNAGTGGVDFRPFLAIVSGVVLAIALDRLTEYFTSTHFAPVRETARASQTGSATNILSGLALGYESSVYAALVIAASIFASVLIFSGAGFIAVLYGVSLTGIGMLSLTGNTISMDAFGPISDNANGIGEMSNLEKSARDVMDDLDATGNTTKAVTKGVAIGSAVIAAVALFGSFFADVNRAQTQAGIPVLSGINVALPNVFIGLLIGGALPFLFSSLTIRAVARAAAMIVNEVRRQLRIPGLMEGRVQPDYARAVAISTTAAQRELLSLGVISVLSPIVVGFLLGVEALGAFLAGTILTGQLLAVFMSNAGGAWDNAKKYIEEGNYGGKRSEPHKAAVVGDTVGDPLKDTSGPALNPLLKVINLVALIVAPIVVSVNGATAPGAMTVIAMVALIAGIAWAVMRSKREADELAETPTVAPVGEQA; this is encoded by the coding sequence GTGCTGTCGGTCTTGTTGTTCCTGAGTGTGTATCTGATCCCGCCGACGCCTGAGGCGATCGAGGTCTGGGGCGAGGAGAACGCAGGGCTGGCGATCGGCGTCGGTCGCACGATCGCCTTCTTAATGGGCTCGCTCTTCTCGTACGCGGTCGGCTACGTCGGCATGACCGTCGCCGTCGAGGCGAACGTGCGCGTCGCGGCGGCCTCGCGCAAGAGCTACAGCAAGTCGCTGGAAGTCGCGTACCGCTCCGGCACCGTCACCGGCATGCTGACGGTGGGCCTGGGCCTGCTCGGCGGCACGCTGATCTTCCTGTTCTATGGCATCTCTGCCCCCGACGCGCTGCTCGGCTTCGGCTTCGGCGGCTCGCTGATCGCGCTCTTTATGCGCGTGGGCGGCGGCATCTACACCAAGGCCGCCGACGTGGGCGCGGATCTCGTGGGTAAGGTCGAGGCCGGTCTGCCGGAGGACGATCCCCGCAACGCGGCGGTGGTCGCCGACCTCGTGGGCGATAACGTGGGCGATTGCGCGGGCATGGCCGCCGACGTCTTCGAGTCGTTCGAGGTGACGATCGTCGCGGCGATGATCCTCGGCATCGTGCTCGGCACCGCCGAGGCGGCGGCGGGCGGCGGCTTCAATCCCTACTACCTGATCTTCCCGCTGCTGGCGCGTGGCGTCGGCGTCGTGGCGTCGATCATCGGCACCTACGTCGTCAGGACCACCGAAACCGAGCGCAATGCGATGAAGGCGATGAATCGCGGCTTCTACCTCTCGGCGGCGGTCGCGGTCGCTGGCACGCTGCTGATCGCGTTCGTCTATCCCAACGCGGGCACTGGCGGCGTGGACTTCCGGCCCTTCCTGGCGATCGTGTCGGGCGTGGTGCTGGCAATCGCGCTGGACCGGCTGACCGAGTACTTCACCTCGACGCACTTCGCGCCGGTACGTGAGACGGCGCGCGCCTCGCAGACCGGCTCCGCCACCAACATCCTGTCGGGCCTGGCGCTGGGCTACGAGTCGAGCGTCTACGCGGCGCTGGTGATCGCCGCGTCGATCTTCGCCTCGGTGCTGATCTTCAGCGGCGCTGGCTTCATCGCCGTGCTCTACGGCGTCTCGCTGACGGGCATCGGCATGCTGTCGCTGACCGGCAACACGATCTCGATGGACGCCTTCGGCCCGATCTCGGACAATGCCAACGGCATCGGCGAGATGTCGAACCTGGAGAAGTCGGCGCGCGACGTGATGGACGATCTGGACGCGACCGGCAACACCACCAAGGCCGTCACCAAGGGCGTGGCGATTGGCTCGGCGGTGATCGCGGCGGTGGCGCTCTTCGGCTCGTTCTTCGCCGACGTGAACCGCGCGCAGACCCAGGCGGGTATTCCTGTGCTGAGCGGCATCAACGTGGCGCTGCCGAATGTCTTTATCGGCCTGCTGATCGGCGGCGCGCTGCCCTTCCTCTTCTCGTCGCTGACGATCCGCGCCGTGGCTCGCGCCGCCGCGATGATCGTGAACGAGGTCCGTCGCCAGCTGCGCATTCCGGGCCTGATGGAAGGCCGCGTCCAGCCCGACTACGCCCGCGCGGTGGCGATCTCGACTACTGCGGCGCAGCGCGAGCTGCTCTCGCTCGGCGTGATCTCCGTGCTCTCGCCGATCGTCGTCGGCTTCCTGCTGGGCGTCGAGGCGCTGGGCGCGTTCCTGGCCGGTACGATTCTGACGGGCCAGTTGCTAGCAGTGTTCATGTCGAACGCTGGCGGCGCGTGGGACAACGCCAAGAAGTACATCGAAGAGGGCAACTACGGCGGCAAGCGCTCCGAGCCGCATAAGGCGGCGGTCGTGGGCGATACCGTGGGCGATCCGCTCAAGGACACCTCCGGCCCGGCGCTCAACCCGCTGCTCAAGGTGATCAACCTGGTAGCGCTGATCGTCGCGCCGATCGTGGTCAGCGTCAACGGCGCGACAGCGCCCGGCGCAATGACGGTAATCGCGATGGTCGCGCTGATCGCGGGTATCGCCTGGGCGGTCATGCGCTCCAAGCGCGAGGCCGACGAGCTGGCCGAAACGCCAACCGTCGCGCCCGTGGGCGAGCAGGCGTAA
- a CDS encoding undecaprenyl-diphosphate phosphatase codes for MNAGWITAGCVGVAALGTLLYRTYRQETGAARWRPSIRPRSVAARLAQPRGTMPPVLKPTTTSLNDKGTAMNRPTTINNTDAAAHPPRVSRFFSTLPVAILLGLIALALVLRGDHRIAATLGIVQGLGEFLPISSSAHLILTPWLFGWNDPGSFFNSQAYDVALHAGTLLALVGFFWRDWIRLVLHAPRPQTPDGRLFWLLVVASLPGAAIGFVLDTYAADFFRDKELIIAAALATMGVILYIVDRSAPQRDDLEHIDGRKALLIGLAQALAFIPGVSRSGSTMTMGRAMGLQRETAARFSFLMSMPITFGAILVKLKDIDAAALQSSAFWLGIGMSFGVGVLAIGFLLRYLKNNSFLPFVVYRIGLAALVVAVYLLRG; via the coding sequence ATGAACGCAGGATGGATCACCGCAGGATGTGTCGGCGTCGCGGCGCTCGGCACGCTGCTCTACCGCACGTACAGGCAGGAGACGGGCGCTGCGCGCTGGAGGCCATCGATCCGGCCCCGCAGCGTCGCAGCCAGGTTGGCGCAGCCGCGTGGTACAATGCCGCCGGTTCTTAAGCCAACGACTACCAGCCTGAACGATAAAGGAACAGCGATGAATAGACCGACGACGATTAACAACACCGATGCTGCGGCCCATCCACCGCGCGTTTCGCGCTTCTTCTCGACGCTGCCGGTGGCGATTCTGCTCGGCCTGATCGCGCTGGCGCTGGTGCTGCGCGGCGATCATCGCATCGCGGCGACGCTCGGCATCGTACAGGGCCTCGGTGAGTTCCTGCCGATCTCGTCGTCGGCGCACCTGATCCTGACGCCCTGGCTCTTCGGCTGGAACGATCCCGGCTCCTTCTTCAACTCGCAGGCCTACGACGTAGCGCTCCACGCGGGCACGCTGCTGGCGCTGGTCGGCTTCTTCTGGCGCGACTGGATCAGACTGGTGCTGCACGCGCCGCGTCCGCAAACGCCCGACGGACGGCTCTTCTGGCTGCTGGTGGTGGCCTCGCTGCCCGGCGCGGCGATCGGCTTTGTGCTCGACACGTACGCGGCGGACTTCTTCCGCGACAAAGAGCTGATCATCGCGGCGGCGCTGGCGACGATGGGCGTGATCCTGTATATCGTGGATCGGAGCGCGCCGCAGCGCGACGATCTGGAGCATATCGACGGGCGCAAGGCGCTGCTGATCGGCCTGGCGCAGGCGCTAGCCTTTATCCCAGGCGTGTCGCGCTCCGGCTCGACCATGACGATGGGCCGCGCGATGGGCCTCCAGCGCGAGACGGCGGCGCGCTTCTCGTTTCTGATGTCGATGCCGATCACCTTTGGCGCGATCCTGGTCAAGCTCAAGGACATCGACGCGGCGGCGCTGCAATCGTCGGCCTTCTGGCTGGGCATCGGCATGTCCTTCGGCGTCGGCGTGCTGGCGATCGGCTTCTTGCTGCGCTACCTTAAAAACAATAGCTTCCTGCCCTTCGTCGTCTATCGCATCGGCCTTGCCGCGCTGGTCGTCGCGGTCTATCTGCTGCGCGGATAG